The Halorhabdus sp. BNX81 genome includes a region encoding these proteins:
- a CDS encoding DUF5793 family protein, producing the protein MKREHFSLTAIPAGGSPDAPDVPTLRIEYSGVAGLLREKLTDDGGSTLEDEDVDVAFRKREGQRGVLSIAERLTGAFICELDTEVANVTDIVDAAETNDGRYRIEIVIDDDSVRFEKETLLVYDVTGELLRSCSLNPGSVEL; encoded by the coding sequence ATGAAGCGCGAACACTTCAGTCTGACTGCCATCCCGGCCGGGGGGAGCCCCGACGCGCCCGATGTCCCGACGTTGCGAATTGAGTACAGTGGCGTCGCCGGCCTCCTCCGTGAGAAATTGACCGACGACGGAGGATCGACACTCGAGGATGAGGACGTCGATGTCGCGTTTCGCAAGCGTGAGGGACAGCGAGGTGTACTAAGCATCGCGGAACGCCTCACCGGCGCGTTCATCTGTGAACTCGATACCGAGGTGGCAAACGTAACGGACATCGTCGATGCCGCCGAGACCAACGACGGCCGCTACCGGATCGAAATTGTCATCGACGACGATAGCGTTCGCTTCGAGAAGGAGACCCTGCTGGTCTATGACGTCACTGGGGAGTTGCTCCGGTCCTGTAGCCTCAATCCGGGCAGCGTTGAACTGTAG
- a CDS encoding glycosyltransferase family 4 protein, whose amino-acid sequence MRVLNYLELEPYLGPSGIRTAASQQRAALATTDVDVVTSPWDGRNPATAAVSNLGDGSLWADFDVAHANLIGPGSIAVAKHAQRHDIPLILHSHVTREDFQESFRGSNLVSKPLGWYLRWFYSQADLVLCPSEYTRRVLESYPVTAPIKPMTNGVDLENLEGYEKFRASAREKYDLDGVVVFAVGQVFERKGLSTFCRVAQETPYDFAWFGPYSTSPLASKTVQRWTEEPPENVTFTGWIDDIRDAFGAGDIYLFPTKTENQGIAVLEAMAAEKAVVIRDIPVFEEFFTDGEDCLKAETDAEFREAVERLAEDPDLRERLGSNARATAEEHSLDRVGEELVSVYEALLAGRDPTEGYS is encoded by the coding sequence ATGCGCGTCCTCAACTATCTCGAACTCGAACCCTATCTTGGCCCCAGCGGGATCCGAACTGCTGCCTCCCAGCAGCGCGCGGCTCTGGCGACCACGGACGTCGACGTCGTGACGTCGCCGTGGGACGGCCGGAACCCGGCGACTGCAGCCGTGAGTAATCTCGGTGACGGATCGCTGTGGGCTGACTTCGATGTTGCCCACGCCAACCTCATCGGTCCGGGATCGATCGCCGTCGCCAAGCACGCACAGCGCCACGACATCCCGCTGATTTTACACTCACACGTCACCCGCGAGGACTTCCAGGAGAGCTTTCGGGGATCGAACCTGGTTTCGAAACCCCTCGGCTGGTATCTTCGGTGGTTTTACTCCCAGGCCGACCTCGTCCTCTGTCCCAGTGAGTACACGCGCCGCGTGCTCGAATCGTATCCCGTCACGGCCCCAATCAAGCCGATGACCAACGGCGTCGACTTGGAGAACCTGGAGGGCTACGAGAAGTTCCGGGCGTCCGCCAGAGAGAAGTACGACCTCGATGGCGTCGTCGTCTTCGCCGTTGGGCAGGTCTTCGAGCGCAAGGGGCTGAGCACGTTCTGTCGGGTCGCCCAGGAGACGCCGTACGATTTCGCGTGGTTTGGCCCCTACAGCACGAGCCCGCTGGCATCGAAGACGGTGCAACGCTGGACAGAAGAGCCGCCGGAGAACGTCACGTTCACCGGCTGGATCGACGACATTCGCGATGCGTTCGGTGCGGGCGATATCTATCTGTTCCCCACGAAGACCGAGAACCAGGGGATCGCCGTCCTCGAAGCGATGGCCGCCGAGAAGGCCGTCGTCATCCGGGACATCCCGGTCTTCGAGGAGTTCTTCACCGACGGCGAGGACTGCCTGAAAGCCGAGACTGACGCGGAGTTCCGCGAGGCGGTCGAACGGCTTGCGGAGGATCCCGACCTCCGGGAGCGGTTGGGTTCGAACGCCCGTGCGACGGCTGAGGAACACAGCCTCGATCGCGTCGGCGAGGAACTCGTCTCGGTCTACGAGGCGCTGCTTGCGGGACGGGATCCGACCGAGGGCTACTCGTAG
- a CDS encoding ribosome assembly factor SBDS — MISLDEAVTARLETHGERFEVLVDPDAALSIKRDDFEGDLEDVIAAEDVFENASRGDRPPENALEEVFGTTEPLEIIPEVIEQGEIQITADQRREMQERKHRELVQRITRNAVNPQMDDAPHPPDRIESALEEAGFQVDPMEPVENQVDDALDALRPVIPIRFDEVTVAVQLPPEHAGSGQAQIREFGDLESEEWQSDGSWVGVLTFPAGLQNDFYGLANEVSSGEAETRIIKDEDDIKTR; from the coding sequence ATGATATCCCTTGACGAGGCTGTCACAGCCCGTCTGGAAACCCACGGCGAGCGCTTCGAGGTACTGGTCGATCCCGACGCGGCCTTATCCATCAAGCGCGACGACTTCGAGGGTGACCTCGAGGACGTCATCGCCGCCGAGGACGTCTTCGAGAACGCCTCCCGGGGTGATCGACCGCCGGAGAACGCCCTCGAAGAGGTCTTCGGGACGACCGAGCCCCTGGAGATCATTCCCGAGGTCATCGAGCAGGGGGAGATCCAGATCACGGCCGACCAGCGCCGCGAGATGCAAGAGCGCAAGCACCGTGAACTCGTCCAGCGGATCACCCGCAACGCCGTCAATCCCCAGATGGACGACGCCCCCCACCCGCCCGACCGGATCGAGTCGGCCCTTGAGGAGGCGGGCTTCCAGGTCGATCCGATGGAACCAGTCGAAAATCAGGTCGACGACGCGCTCGACGCGCTCAGGCCGGTGATCCCGATCCGATTCGACGAGGTAACCGTCGCCGTGCAGTTGCCACCCGAACACGCCGGCAGCGGCCAGGCACAAATCAGGGAGTTCGGTGACTTAGAGAGCGAAGAGTGGCAAAGCGACGGGTCGTGGGTCGGCGTGCTCACCTTCCCCGCTGGCCTCCAGAATGACTTCTATGGACTCGCCAACGAGGTTTCCAGCGGCGAGGCCGAGACGCGGATCATCAAAGACGAAGACGACATCAAAACCCGCTGA
- a CDS encoding DUF368 domain-containing protein, producing the protein MGAADSVPGVSGGTIAFITGIYERLISAIAGLDPRAARHLLRIHHTNGRQALIRRLLAMDVPFLVVLGSGVLTALVIVSRVMHAALNGARALTFAFFFGLIAASAVVLYENVSVGTPGRVGASVVGFGLAFVVSGVTAGATYSHALPVLFVTGAIMITAMILPGVSGAFMLLLLGQYDYLTGVLKQFVDSLLGLVTGNASLGGVLDLATTVAVVGIGALVGLLSFARVIRWALSTYRVATLTFLVSLMVGALRLPVEEVLDNTATWSPTTTFLTLLAAGVGAGAVLVLDQYTGSLSY; encoded by the coding sequence ATGGGTGCGGCCGACTCGGTACCGGGCGTCTCGGGGGGGACGATCGCGTTTATCACCGGGATCTACGAGCGGCTCATCAGTGCGATCGCCGGACTCGATCCCCGCGCAGCCAGACACCTGCTTCGGATCCATCACACGAATGGCCGCCAGGCGCTGATTCGTCGGCTGCTTGCCATGGACGTGCCATTCCTGGTCGTTCTCGGGTCAGGCGTCTTGACGGCGCTGGTGATCGTCTCGCGTGTGATGCACGCCGCGTTGAACGGGGCCCGGGCACTCACCTTTGCCTTCTTCTTCGGGTTGATCGCCGCCTCGGCGGTCGTCCTCTACGAGAACGTCTCCGTCGGGACGCCCGGCCGAGTCGGGGCTTCCGTGGTCGGCTTTGGGCTGGCGTTCGTCGTCTCGGGCGTGACTGCCGGCGCGACGTACTCACACGCGTTGCCGGTCCTCTTCGTCACGGGGGCAATCATGATCACCGCGATGATCCTGCCGGGTGTGTCGGGTGCCTTCATGCTGTTGTTGCTGGGGCAGTACGATTATCTGACGGGTGTCCTCAAACAGTTCGTCGACAGTCTTCTCGGGTTGGTAACTGGGAATGCGTCTCTCGGTGGCGTTCTGGATCTGGCAACGACGGTAGCCGTCGTCGGGATCGGCGCGCTCGTCGGCTTGCTCTCGTTCGCCCGGGTGATCCGGTGGGCGCTATCCACCTACCGGGTAGCCACGTTGACGTTCCTCGTTAGCCTCATGGTCGGGGCGCTACGGCTGCCAGTCGAAGAAGTCCTCGACAACACTGCCACCTGGAGCCCGACGACGACATTTCTGACGCTGCTTGCGGCGGGTGTCGGGGCCGGGGCGGTGCTCGTTCTCGACCAATACACTGGGTCGCTGTCGTATTGA
- a CDS encoding oligosaccharyl transferase, archaeosortase A system-associated has protein sequence MSGLDDYVTEDSPAGRAVEWLFRWGHWLVIAGLFGFMFWVRGRTWGRFVSDGKILFSGNDPWYHLRQISYTVSNWPSTMPFDPWTEFPSGTFVGQYGTIFDQLIATAALVIGLGNPSDELVRLVTLFSPVVFGTAIIVPTYYLGKRMGGRMAGIIAAIVLALSSGVLLQRSLVGAADHQVAEAFFQAIAVLGIVIAVRVAQEEKPVYELFVERDWETLRRPLGWAAVGGVGLALYLWTWPPAILLLGILGVYVTIQLPIVYLRGESPEHVGISTATIFLVAGVLSLLSIHSFDLNMVQLSLAQPGLAFAGVAWSIGLTWLAREWDRRDLNAWLYPTTIFGGLGVSVLLFALVLPDLFWYFFDQLLRFVGFAFNPHTESAGTVAEVAPISGGLDTLWRWYGAAPIIAGVGVGIALVHQYLSDELKPELLFVAVWFLFMLAAAFTQSRFGVYLTVPAATLTALVVSWLFRTLHSAAESSDLETYQVLTILSVVIAVVLPMVVASPTVLDTSDQNGPGAVANWQSSLDWMSENTPAQGNYGGAGNAEELDFYGTYERTDDFEYPDGAYGVMSWWDYGHWITQEGERIPVANPFQGNAKEAAAFLLAGNESQAGDALDVVSENESDAAPQYAMVDWKMVTANGAPWANYAWGKFFAPSAFLDNVSTSDYFRPVHAGIQAGDRSSYVRQYYTVQKQAYYESMVVRLYRYHGSAASTTDVPGANTQGRIPVVDWEQTQVEFQDGTAGTWNVPATDQNGTAQALRWFNNRSAAEAYVAEDGTAQIGGLGKIPSEPVSALEHYRLVQVSDSSQNPIMASQPGLLLLAQRNAQSQQVQYQTGVGTRTLLSGALSESYSAWTKTFERVPGATVEGTGPANTNVTASVEMEMPNANQTFTYRQHAETGGDGEFTMTLPYSTTDYDAVSTEDGYTNVSVRANSSYEFQTPPTQESTNESIRYTAYTDTADVSEEQVVGTDESAVEVDLTESVLFEQDLNTSEGDSTNETDGNATDGSETSDPADGSTNETGTNTTEAVAPVVAGDAAIARAVPTGY, from the coding sequence ATGAGTGGATTAGACGACTATGTCACGGAGGATTCGCCAGCCGGTCGTGCCGTCGAATGGCTCTTTCGGTGGGGTCATTGGCTGGTCATCGCCGGCCTGTTCGGCTTCATGTTCTGGGTGCGGGGCAGAACGTGGGGTCGATTCGTCTCCGACGGCAAGATTCTCTTTAGCGGAAACGACCCCTGGTATCATCTGCGCCAGATCTCCTATACCGTCTCGAATTGGCCCTCGACGATGCCGTTCGATCCCTGGACGGAGTTCCCTTCCGGGACCTTTGTCGGCCAGTACGGGACGATCTTCGATCAACTGATTGCAACGGCAGCACTCGTCATCGGCCTCGGGAATCCAAGCGACGAGCTGGTTCGGCTCGTCACGCTGTTCTCACCGGTCGTCTTCGGCACGGCGATTATCGTGCCGACGTACTATCTTGGCAAGCGGATGGGCGGCCGGATGGCCGGTATCATCGCCGCAATCGTGCTTGCGCTGTCATCGGGCGTCCTCCTTCAGCGGAGCCTCGTGGGGGCTGCTGACCACCAGGTCGCTGAAGCCTTTTTCCAGGCGATTGCCGTGCTCGGCATTGTGATTGCCGTTCGTGTTGCACAGGAAGAAAAGCCGGTGTACGAACTGTTCGTCGAGCGGGACTGGGAAACGCTTCGCCGGCCACTGGGCTGGGCCGCGGTGGGTGGCGTCGGGCTGGCGTTATATCTCTGGACCTGGCCGCCGGCGATCCTTCTTCTCGGAATCCTGGGCGTCTACGTTACGATTCAGCTCCCGATCGTCTATCTCCGGGGCGAAAGTCCCGAACACGTCGGGATATCCACTGCGACCATCTTTTTGGTAGCTGGTGTACTCTCGCTGCTCTCGATTCATTCGTTCGATCTCAATATGGTTCAACTCTCTCTCGCCCAGCCAGGGCTCGCCTTTGCGGGTGTCGCGTGGTCGATCGGATTGACCTGGCTAGCGCGGGAGTGGGATCGTCGTGATCTCAACGCCTGGCTGTACCCGACGACGATTTTCGGTGGGCTTGGTGTGAGTGTTCTACTGTTCGCACTCGTTTTGCCGGATCTGTTCTGGTACTTCTTCGATCAGCTGCTCCGGTTCGTCGGGTTCGCCTTCAACCCACACACGGAATCGGCCGGTACTGTCGCTGAGGTCGCGCCGATAAGTGGGGGTCTCGATACACTTTGGAGATGGTACGGAGCAGCCCCGATCATCGCCGGTGTCGGCGTCGGGATTGCCCTCGTCCATCAGTATCTCAGCGACGAACTCAAGCCGGAGTTGCTGTTCGTCGCGGTCTGGTTCCTGTTCATGCTCGCTGCGGCGTTCACTCAGTCACGCTTTGGCGTCTACCTCACGGTCCCGGCCGCGACGCTGACCGCGCTGGTGGTCTCGTGGCTGTTCCGGACACTTCATTCGGCCGCTGAGAGTAGCGATCTCGAAACGTACCAGGTCCTGACGATACTGAGCGTGGTAATCGCCGTTGTCTTGCCGATGGTCGTGGCCTCTCCGACCGTGCTGGATACCTCAGACCAAAACGGTCCCGGTGCCGTTGCCAACTGGCAAAGTAGCCTTGACTGGATGAGCGAGAACACGCCCGCCCAGGGCAACTACGGTGGGGCCGGCAATGCAGAGGAGCTCGACTTCTACGGTACCTACGAGCGAACTGACGACTTCGAGTATCCGGACGGAGCTTACGGCGTGATGTCATGGTGGGACTACGGCCACTGGATCACTCAGGAAGGCGAACGCATCCCGGTCGCCAACCCGTTCCAGGGCAACGCTAAGGAGGCCGCAGCGTTCCTCCTTGCAGGGAACGAATCCCAGGCTGGCGACGCACTCGATGTCGTGAGTGAAAACGAGTCGGATGCAGCGCCCCAATACGCGATGGTCGACTGGAAGATGGTCACGGCCAACGGGGCCCCCTGGGCAAACTATGCCTGGGGGAAGTTCTTCGCGCCGTCGGCCTTCCTAGACAACGTCTCGACGTCGGATTACTTCCGACCGGTGCATGCGGGGATACAGGCCGGTGACCGGTCTTCATATGTGCGACAGTACTATACGGTCCAGAAACAGGCCTACTACGAGTCCATGGTCGTCAGACTCTACCGGTATCACGGTAGCGCCGCCTCGACCACCGATGTCCCAGGCGCCAACACACAAGGCCGGATTCCGGTCGTCGACTGGGAACAAACGCAGGTCGAGTTCCAGGACGGCACGGCGGGAACCTGGAATGTTCCCGCGACAGACCAGAACGGAACCGCTCAGGCACTGCGATGGTTCAACAACCGAAGCGCAGCCGAAGCCTACGTCGCTGAGGACGGGACGGCCCAGATCGGCGGCCTCGGGAAGATCCCGAGTGAGCCAGTCTCCGCCCTGGAGCACTACCGGCTGGTGCAGGTGAGCGATTCGAGTCAGAACCCGATCATGGCGAGCCAGCCAGGGTTACTCTTGCTCGCCCAACGGAACGCCCAGAGTCAGCAGGTACAGTACCAGACAGGTGTCGGCACTCGAACCCTGTTGAGTGGGGCGCTCTCGGAATCCTATAGCGCCTGGACAAAGACCTTCGAGCGTGTCCCGGGTGCGACCGTCGAGGGGACTGGGCCAGCAAACACGAACGTCACGGCCTCGGTCGAGATGGAGATGCCCAACGCGAACCAGACGTTCACCTACCGCCAGCACGCTGAGACCGGCGGGGATGGCGAGTTCACCATGACGCTGCCGTACTCGACGACGGACTACGACGCGGTGAGCACCGAGGACGGCTATACGAACGTCAGCGTCCGTGCGAATAGCTCCTACGAGTTCCAGACCCCGCCGACACAGGAGTCGACGAACGAGAGTATACGGTATACCGCCTACACCGACACGGCGGACGTCTCCGAAGAGCAGGTCGTCGGTACCGACGAGTCGGCCGTCGAGGTCGACCTGACCGAGTCAGTCCTGTTCGAACAGGATCTCAACACGTCGGAGGGCGATTCGACAAACGAGACGGACGGGAACGCGACAGACGGCTCCGAGACGAGTGATCCGGCCGACGGTTCGACGAACGAAACTGGCACTAACACGACCGAAGCGGTCGCACCCGTTGTCGCCGGTGATGCGGCCATTGCCCGAGCGGTTCCCACTGGATACTAA
- a CDS encoding winged helix-turn-helix domain-containing protein yields MEAVLWQTLAGTRGGPNRVRILSALDDRPRNANRLAEDLDLAYNTIRHHLDVLEDNDIVTSADESYGTVYLPSERARQHWGTIEDIISQVEQ; encoded by the coding sequence ATGGAGGCGGTCCTCTGGCAGACGCTCGCGGGGACGCGCGGCGGTCCCAACAGGGTCCGTATCCTCAGTGCGCTGGACGACCGGCCGCGAAACGCCAACCGCCTCGCCGAGGATCTCGATCTGGCGTACAACACGATTCGCCATCACCTCGACGTCTTGGAGGACAACGACATCGTCACGAGCGCCGACGAGAGCTACGGGACGGTCTATCTGCCCAGCGAGCGGGCGCGACAACACTGGGGGACGATCGAGGATATTATTTCCCAGGTGGAACAATGA
- a CDS encoding HEWD family protein, which yields MIRIAPPNERKCERCGRKEVWDDDRGVWAARDDDRTGSPHCLHEWDINGSYNPIEEL from the coding sequence ATGATTCGAATCGCTCCCCCGAACGAGCGTAAGTGTGAACGATGTGGGCGCAAGGAAGTCTGGGACGACGACCGTGGCGTCTGGGCCGCCCGCGACGACGACCGGACCGGCAGCCCTCACTGTCTCCACGAGTGGGACATCAACGGGAGTTACAACCCGATTGAAGAACTGTAA
- a CDS encoding type II/IV secretion system ATPase subunit, whose protein sequence is MSEPEHPGDHDAATSTDRAARTAEEAGELGPLGSAKNWLVRVARVLSGSQVAVENYDPHRHERLTDFTGLPGMDEIERYWLNAPYAFASINYDPERDEHRYHVVEPGLDDFERELLERLFEDVRDPLLYRADVDEDPEGALLAELRERLEEYGVDVRIETVHRLFYYLFREFQGYGKIDPLMYDPGIEDISCDGAGLPIFIYHDSYTDIETNITYDAEALENVVVQLAQRSGRHISIADPVVSTTLPDGSRIELALGTEVTPRGSAFTIRKYAEDPFTPIDLLEYGTFNREMLAYLWLAIEHNKSLLFAGGTAAGKTTSMNAVSMFIPPRAKVLTIEDTRELSLYHDNWLSSVTRERFDEDDISMYDLLRSALRHRPEYIVVGEVRGEEAITLFQAMNTGHTTFSTMHADSVQTVINRLENEPINVPRPMVQSLDILAVQVLTRQGDERVRRAKTLAEIEGIDQRTGELDYANAYEWQPNQDGYAQRDSSLLEEIREERGWSQAELLRELEDRERFLAHLQAEGVSDYRRFTSFVNRYYADKDAVLSRIEGTATTEP, encoded by the coding sequence ATGTCAGAACCGGAGCACCCTGGGGATCACGATGCTGCTACGTCCACTGACAGAGCCGCGCGAACGGCTGAGGAAGCCGGAGAGCTCGGTCCATTGGGATCAGCGAAAAACTGGCTCGTCCGGGTCGCGCGTGTGCTCTCAGGTTCACAGGTGGCCGTCGAGAATTACGATCCTCATCGACACGAACGTCTCACGGATTTTACCGGCCTTCCGGGGATGGACGAGATCGAGCGGTACTGGCTGAACGCCCCCTATGCGTTCGCCTCGATCAATTACGACCCGGAGCGGGACGAACACCGCTATCACGTAGTCGAGCCGGGACTCGACGACTTTGAGCGGGAACTCCTGGAGCGATTGTTCGAGGACGTCCGTGATCCGCTGTTGTATCGCGCCGACGTCGATGAGGATCCGGAAGGGGCGTTGCTCGCGGAACTACGGGAGCGACTCGAGGAGTACGGTGTTGACGTCCGAATCGAGACCGTCCACCGGCTCTTTTATTATCTGTTCAGGGAGTTCCAGGGCTATGGGAAGATCGACCCGCTGATGTACGACCCCGGGATCGAGGACATCTCCTGTGATGGGGCGGGGCTACCGATCTTCATCTATCACGATAGCTACACCGACATCGAGACGAATATCACCTACGACGCCGAGGCACTCGAAAACGTCGTCGTCCAACTCGCCCAGCGCTCGGGCCGGCACATCAGCATTGCCGACCCGGTCGTCTCGACGACGCTGCCGGATGGCTCGCGGATCGAACTCGCGCTGGGAACGGAAGTGACGCCGCGAGGGTCGGCGTTCACGATCCGGAAATACGCCGAGGATCCGTTCACGCCGATCGACCTTCTGGAGTATGGCACGTTCAACCGGGAGATGCTCGCGTATCTTTGGCTCGCGATCGAGCACAACAAGTCGTTGCTGTTCGCCGGCGGGACCGCGGCCGGGAAGACGACCTCGATGAACGCCGTCTCGATGTTCATTCCGCCGCGGGCGAAGGTCCTCACTATCGAGGACACCCGTGAACTCTCGCTATATCACGACAACTGGCTCTCCTCGGTTACCCGCGAGCGCTTCGACGAGGACGACATCTCGATGTATGACCTCCTGCGATCCGCGCTGCGCCATCGTCCGGAGTACATCGTCGTCGGTGAGGTGCGTGGTGAGGAGGCGATCACGCTATTCCAGGCGATGAACACGGGTCACACGACGTTCTCGACGATGCACGCCGACTCCGTCCAGACGGTCATCAATCGCTTAGAGAACGAGCCGATCAACGTTCCGCGGCCGATGGTCCAGAGCCTGGACATCCTGGCTGTCCAGGTGTTGACCCGCCAGGGTGACGAGCGCGTCCGCCGGGCAAAGACGCTGGCGGAGATCGAAGGTATCGACCAGCGGACGGGTGAACTCGACTACGCCAACGCCTACGAGTGGCAGCCAAACCAGGACGGCTACGCCCAACGGGACTCCTCGTTGCTCGAAGAGATCCGCGAGGAGCGCGGCTGGAGTCAGGCGGAACTCCTCCGGGAACTCGAAGACAGAGAGCGGTTCCTGGCGCATCTCCAGGCCGAGGGCGTTTCGGATTACCGCCGGTTCACGTCGTTCGTCAACCGGTACTACGCCGACAAAGACGCCGTGCTCTCTCGGATCGAGGGAACAGCCACCACGGAGCCATGA
- a CDS encoding DUF4397 domain-containing protein → MTDETPTRRRLLLSMGAATTIGLAGCSDGNEETTTDDETTMDDPEPTETDSEMTESDPGEGRLRVAHMSPNAPNVDVYLNDEAVLEDVPFGAVSQYLSVPAQEHSVTITPAGSPDTEVFSGAVTVAADTAYTVAATGEIGDDADEPFAPLVLEDDTSDVGDDEARLRVVHTSPDAPAVDVTAADGDVVLFDGVPFGGSGYTTVGAGEYTVEIRGDTDGNDGDVAAEFDVTLEGGETYTAFAAGYLTPDDEPAMTPFDLLVTTPSGRGAAPEPEPGDGQLRVAHMSPNAPNVDVYLNDEVALEDVPFGAVSQYLSVPATEHTVTITPTGSPDTEVFNGSVTVAADTAYTVAATGEIGDDADEPFAPLVLEDDTSDVADDQARLTVVHASPDAPAVDVTAGGGDVVLFDGVPFGAAGTTTVDAGDYTVEIRGDTDGNDGDIAAEFDVTLEGGQSYTAFAGGYLTPDDEPAATPFNLLVTTPSGRGAAPEPEPAEGRLRVAHMSPNAPNVDVYLNGDVALGDVPFGAVSTYLSVPAQEHDVTITPAGSPDTEVFSGAVTVAEDTDYTVAATGEIGEDADEPFAPLVLEDDNSDVADDEARLRVVHASPDAPTVNVTAAGGDVVLFDGVPFGGSGYTTVGAGDYTVEIRGDTDTNDGDVAADFDVSLDGGTVYTAFAAGYLTPDDEPADTPFDLLVAQDNSM, encoded by the coding sequence ATGACAGATGAAACGCCGACACGGCGACGGCTGCTGTTGAGTATGGGTGCGGCGACGACTATCGGCCTCGCAGGCTGTAGCGACGGGAACGAGGAGACGACGACGGATGACGAGACGACGATGGACGACCCCGAACCGACCGAGACGGATTCGGAGATGACCGAATCCGATCCGGGGGAGGGACGACTCCGTGTCGCCCACATGTCGCCGAACGCACCGAACGTCGACGTCTATCTCAACGACGAAGCGGTCCTCGAAGACGTCCCGTTCGGCGCGGTCAGCCAGTACCTGTCGGTTCCGGCTCAGGAACATTCAGTCACGATTACGCCGGCCGGTTCGCCGGACACGGAAGTGTTCAGCGGTGCGGTGACCGTCGCGGCAGACACCGCCTACACCGTCGCCGCCACGGGTGAAATCGGCGACGACGCCGACGAACCGTTCGCGCCCCTCGTGCTGGAAGACGATACGTCCGATGTCGGCGATGACGAAGCACGCCTCAGAGTCGTGCACACGTCCCCGGACGCCCCAGCAGTCGACGTGACGGCAGCGGACGGCGACGTGGTACTCTTCGACGGCGTGCCCTTCGGTGGGTCCGGGTACACGACCGTCGGCGCGGGCGAGTACACCGTCGAGATCCGTGGCGATACGGACGGAAACGACGGCGACGTCGCAGCGGAATTTGATGTCACGCTCGAAGGCGGCGAAACGTACACCGCGTTCGCAGCGGGCTATCTCACTCCGGACGACGAGCCCGCAATGACGCCCTTTGACCTCCTCGTGACCACACCCAGTGGCCGCGGTGCCGCCCCGGAACCCGAGCCGGGCGACGGGCAACTTCGCGTCGCACATATGTCGCCGAACGCGCCCAACGTCGACGTCTACCTCAACGACGAAGTCGCACTCGAGGACGTTCCCTTTGGGGCGGTCAGCCAGTATCTCTCTGTGCCTGCTACAGAGCATACGGTGACGATCACGCCCACCGGCTCGCCGGACACCGAAGTCTTCAACGGGTCCGTAACCGTCGCGGCCGACACCGCCTACACCGTCGCCGCGACCGGAGAAATCGGCGACGACGCCGACGAGCCGTTCGCACCCCTCGTGCTGGAAGACGATACGTCCGACGTTGCCGACGATCAGGCTCGTCTCACGGTCGTTCACGCGTCCCCGGACGCACCCGCCGTCGACGTGACTGCTGGCGGCGGTGACGTCGTGCTGTTCGACGGTGTCCCGTTCGGCGCAGCCGGAACCACGACCGTGGATGCCGGCGACTACACCGTCGAGATCCGCGGCGATACGGACGGAAACGACGGCGACATCGCTGCTGAATTCGACGTCACGCTCGAAGGCGGACAGAGCTACACGGCCTTCGCGGGGGGCTATCTCACCCCCGACGACGAGCCAGCCGCGACGCCTTTCAACCTTCTCGTCACCACGCCCAGTGGCCGCGGTGCTGCCCCGGAACCCGAGCCAGCCGAGGGTCGGCTTCGCGTCGCACACATGTCCCCGAACGCGCCGAACGTCGACGTCTACCTCAACGGCGACGTCGCACTTGGGGACGTGCCCTTCGGGGCAGTCAGCACGTACCTGTCGGTCCCCGCCCAGGAACACGACGTGACGATCACGCCCGCTGGCTCCCCCGATACTGAAGTCTTCTCGGGGGCGGTCACCGTTGCCGAGGACACTGACTACACCGTCGCTGCGACAGGGGAGATCGGCGAGGATGCGGACGAACCGTTCGCCCCGCTCGTGCTGGAGGACGACAACTCCGACGTTGCTGACGACGAGGCGCGCCTCAGGGTCGTTCATGCTTCCCCGGATGCGCCCACTGTCAACGTGACAGCCGCTGGCGGCGATGTCGTACTCTTCGACGGCGTTCCGTTCGGGGGTTCTGGCTACACGACTGTCGGAGCCGGTGACTACACGGTCGAGATCCGTGGCGATACCGATACGAACGACGGCGACGTCGCCGCCGACTTCGACGTCAGTCTCGACGGTGGAACGGTGTATACGGCCTTCGCGGCTGGCTACCTCACGCCGGATGACGAGCCAGCCGACACGCCGTTCGACCTGCTCGTCGCCCAAGACAACAGCATGTAA